The Photobacterium profundum SS9 genome includes a region encoding these proteins:
- the cas3 gene encoding CRISPR-associated helicase/endonuclease Cas3 — MSSATYFKYWGKVEKDSEQADIGYHLLPYHCLDVAAVADKWLTRSNVLLKQISAHIGKTEQEARSIVLFFVLLHDFGKFDARFQNFVESIRIKLQGNEYEVESEAYSHGSFGYLHFRKVHGNNEAMKAVAGHHGYCDVSLDPFSPEAEPDADDELIELDKHAREEWVKFCLEWTGLSQIPDVGEIPMLAGLCSVSDWIGSSITNFTQEPDLDLYQYYKQILPKADAALIESGMVQVLSGAGFEFLFNGYTPRGIQTLIEQIPQQPGLTIVESDTGSGKTEFALAYASRLIENKLADGIVFGLPTQATANGLFDRIGDAAEKLFPDSTVTLAHGKSRYILKDKYLSPDENGFLHRSNKRAFLGSMSVATVDQILMGVLSIKHQFIRSFGTRKSVLILDEIHSFDAYMYGLIEQVLKGQHQAFSSVILLSATLPNTQKNKLLRPYGGSTQSDCYPLITHTSVEGETNEFTLTTGTVRKQIKAEKWCSATLLPNQQQQQQLLNWAMKGAMVGVICNTVNDAQKLYLSLQEVLPKDQGPELDIDIFHARYTFADRAKIEKSVLNVYGKNAPRKGRILIATQVVEQSLDLDFDVMVSQIAPIEFLMQRMGRLWRHDRVDSELAKRTISVNEPVFITLIPSTKASDWKTHYQGSGFVYRNIRSLYRTEQYLHEHQVLTFPDCYREAIEYVHAEQMFAEEPEALESLFNEYQDSNSASSYVAKMNANLESKPLSDVDPRCALLTREGEMTVSVVLVDEHGKLLHGGDYQEQQDRELSTVSIAKKHVRGIQDADYYCVKATVGQDIDYTELGVILPKN; from the coding sequence ATGTCTAGTGCCACATATTTCAAATACTGGGGAAAAGTAGAGAAAGACTCAGAACAAGCTGACATAGGTTATCATTTACTTCCTTATCACTGTTTAGATGTCGCAGCGGTGGCAGATAAATGGCTTACTCGCTCGAATGTATTACTAAAGCAAATTTCTGCACATATTGGAAAAACGGAACAAGAAGCACGCTCTATTGTGCTGTTTTTTGTTCTTCTTCATGACTTCGGTAAGTTTGATGCCCGTTTTCAGAACTTTGTTGAGTCGATTCGTATCAAGCTTCAAGGTAATGAATATGAGGTGGAATCAGAAGCCTATTCTCATGGATCTTTTGGATATTTACATTTCCGAAAAGTACACGGCAATAATGAAGCGATGAAAGCGGTGGCAGGGCATCATGGTTACTGTGATGTTTCTCTTGACCCATTTAGTCCAGAAGCCGAACCTGATGCTGATGATGAGTTGATCGAACTTGATAAACATGCACGCGAAGAGTGGGTTAAATTCTGTTTAGAATGGACGGGGTTATCGCAAATACCTGACGTGGGTGAGATCCCGATGTTAGCAGGCTTGTGCAGCGTATCAGACTGGATTGGTTCTTCGATTACCAATTTCACCCAAGAACCAGATTTAGATCTTTATCAGTACTATAAACAAATTCTACCGAAAGCAGACGCTGCACTTATAGAATCTGGCATGGTTCAAGTCTTGAGTGGTGCAGGTTTTGAATTCTTATTTAATGGCTATACACCACGAGGCATTCAAACGCTCATAGAACAAATACCACAGCAACCGGGTTTAACTATTGTCGAGTCTGATACGGGTTCCGGAAAAACAGAGTTTGCTTTAGCTTATGCTTCTCGGTTGATAGAGAATAAATTAGCCGACGGTATTGTCTTTGGCTTACCGACGCAAGCGACAGCCAACGGACTGTTTGATCGTATTGGTGATGCAGCAGAAAAACTATTTCCCGACAGCACTGTCACTTTAGCTCATGGTAAATCCCGCTATATATTAAAAGATAAATATTTATCACCAGACGAGAATGGGTTTCTCCATCGATCTAATAAACGTGCTTTCTTAGGTTCGATGTCCGTAGCAACGGTTGATCAGATTTTAATGGGGGTGTTGAGTATTAAACACCAATTTATCCGATCCTTTGGTACACGAAAATCGGTTTTAATACTTGATGAAATTCATAGTTTTGATGCCTATATGTATGGGTTGATTGAGCAAGTCCTCAAAGGACAACACCAAGCGTTTTCAAGTGTCATTTTATTATCAGCCACACTGCCGAATACGCAGAAAAACAAATTACTTCGCCCTTATGGAGGCAGTACTCAGAGCGATTGTTATCCATTGATAACTCATACCTCCGTTGAGGGGGAAACGAATGAATTTACATTAACTACAGGCACCGTACGTAAGCAGATCAAGGCTGAGAAATGGTGTTCAGCAACATTACTGCCAAATCAACAGCAACAGCAACAGTTACTCAATTGGGCAATGAAAGGCGCAATGGTGGGGGTGATTTGTAATACCGTCAATGACGCCCAGAAATTGTATTTATCTCTGCAAGAAGTGTTACCTAAAGATCAAGGCCCAGAGCTTGATATTGACATTTTCCATGCTCGTTATACCTTCGCTGACCGCGCTAAAATCGAAAAATCAGTTTTGAATGTTTATGGTAAAAATGCACCAAGAAAAGGTCGGATTCTTATCGCGACACAAGTGGTTGAGCAATCTCTTGATCTGGATTTTGATGTAATGGTCAGCCAAATTGCTCCGATTGAATTTTTAATGCAGCGAATGGGGCGTTTATGGCGACACGATAGAGTGGATAGTGAACTTGCTAAACGTACGATTAGTGTAAACGAACCAGTATTTATTACGCTAATACCCTCAACAAAAGCGAGTGATTGGAAAACACACTATCAAGGGAGTGGTTTTGTTTATCGTAATATCCGCTCACTCTATCGGACAGAGCAGTATTTACATGAGCATCAAGTACTAACGTTTCCTGATTGTTATCGAGAGGCAATTGAATATGTACACGCTGAACAAATGTTTGCAGAAGAACCTGAAGCGTTAGAAAGCTTATTCAATGAGTATCAAGATAGCAACTCGGCATCTTCTTATGTTGCCAAAATGAACGCTAATTTGGAATCCAAACCCTTAAGTGACGTTGACCCACGGTGCGCATTACTGACTCGTGAAGGTGAAATGACAGTATCGGTGGTATTAGTTGATGAACATGGAAAGTTACTTCACGGCGGAGATTATCAAGAACAGCAAGATAGGGAGTTGAGTACGGTTTCTATTGCAAAGAAACATGTGCGAGGTATTCAAGATGCTGATTATTACTGCGTTAAAGCCACGGTAGGACAAGATATTGATTACACCGAACTCGGTGTAATTTTGCCGAAGAATTAA
- the casA gene encoding type I-E CRISPR-associated protein Cse1/CasA — protein sequence MNLLKDPFISTTQGKVSLKTILTSEHDYQLQYYFDETQLAMLQLLASLTTVLLKPTVVELKSYLQHGVTEQQYDEAIEKIATKWFEDDCFMQSTFPVEAKIADGPITKLISGIECGGSANALGLFSEVEQADAVCADCVHVLNYNLHMNIKGECFGPTGATGIRGGGAITTLVAGKNVKTTVLANTVAIDFFETFANLDEGAESRYMWDLPPSGDVYFAQKIGLERGLFALAYHINFPIEDKKCVCDVCGYSSEYTVTTFQRVKYTGSYGSTKNGRDAHAGWWLHPYTPRTEKEDGTYAVCARNQHWQSWQELTAYVVGKEVEKASVKPALIIDQYRKLLIGRLDLLVGGNIADQGSILGRVYDLYSMPSSLSKNVGRISGVVDAGLEQKERLSISFNKLFGIGYDKKFVGGIKEQAMQRFTANAQQIIQQILLDVDRKEAQALRQGAVEKLNQDAKKIFTAVQRKYQHDLPLFKALVKGEHVLYQPSNK from the coding sequence GTGAATCTGCTTAAAGATCCGTTTATTTCGACCACTCAAGGGAAAGTGTCGTTAAAAACCATTCTTACCTCGGAACATGACTATCAGCTGCAATACTATTTTGATGAAACTCAATTAGCGATGTTGCAACTTTTGGCATCGCTTACCACTGTCTTATTAAAGCCTACGGTGGTTGAATTAAAGAGTTATTTACAACATGGTGTTACCGAGCAGCAATATGATGAGGCGATAGAAAAAATAGCAACCAAATGGTTTGAAGATGATTGTTTTATGCAGTCAACATTTCCCGTAGAAGCCAAGATAGCCGATGGTCCGATAACCAAATTGATTTCTGGTATTGAATGTGGAGGCTCAGCGAATGCGCTTGGACTATTTTCGGAAGTAGAACAAGCCGACGCCGTGTGCGCTGATTGTGTTCATGTATTGAATTACAATTTGCATATGAACATAAAAGGCGAATGCTTTGGACCGACTGGCGCAACGGGGATCAGAGGTGGTGGTGCAATAACCACATTAGTGGCGGGAAAAAACGTAAAAACAACGGTGTTAGCCAATACGGTTGCCATCGATTTTTTTGAGACGTTTGCAAATCTAGACGAAGGTGCAGAATCACGTTATATGTGGGATTTACCACCCAGTGGTGATGTTTATTTTGCGCAAAAGATAGGTTTAGAAAGGGGGTTGTTTGCGCTTGCCTACCATATCAATTTTCCTATTGAAGACAAAAAATGTGTATGTGATGTTTGCGGATATAGCAGTGAATATACAGTAACAACATTCCAACGAGTCAAATATACAGGCTCTTATGGATCAACAAAGAATGGAAGAGATGCTCATGCTGGGTGGTGGTTACATCCTTATACGCCTCGAACAGAGAAAGAGGACGGAACGTATGCGGTATGTGCTCGAAATCAACATTGGCAATCGTGGCAAGAGTTGACAGCGTATGTTGTTGGTAAGGAGGTGGAGAAGGCTAGTGTTAAACCAGCCCTGATCATTGACCAATACCGCAAGTTACTTATCGGGAGGCTCGATTTACTGGTTGGAGGGAACATTGCCGATCAAGGCTCCATATTAGGGCGAGTCTACGATTTATATTCTATGCCATCCTCTCTTTCCAAAAATGTGGGGCGTATTAGCGGCGTTGTTGACGCGGGCTTAGAACAAAAAGAAAGACTGTCCATTTCCTTTAATAAGCTATTTGGTATTGGTTACGATAAGAAGTTTGTGGGGGGAATAAAAGAGCAAGCAATGCAGCGTTTCACCGCAAATGCTCAACAAATTATTCAGCAAATATTACTCGATGTTGATCGCAAAGAGGCGCAAGCCTTAAGACAAGGTGCAGTTGAAAAATTGAATCAAGACGCGAAAAAAATATTTACGGCTGTACAGCGTAAATATCAACATGATTTACCGCTATTTAAAGCCTTAGTTAAAGGCGAGCACGTACTTTATCAGCCATCAAACAAATAA
- the cas7e gene encoding type I-E CRISPR-associated protein Cas7/Cse4/CasC, with protein sequence MTTFINIHTLISHSSSMMNRDDSGLQKTAVFGGTTRSRISSQCLKRAIRQSDIYKESVAELSIRTNKMDELLTLCIEQLPEVETSVIEDVLLNMGSKVKKEKNKETGETSRYFDAVQPYSIGAIREAINMVQSGTELKALKKIVQIPTIDVALSGRMDASCPERNVEAAMSVAHSLTTHSADIEVDWFTACDDLATQGSGHIGTTEFSSGVFYRYASIDVDLLAKNIGKSVEEVSDIINTMVRCFAQVTPSAKQKTFAAHNHADFVMVTQSNQPLSLANAFRKPILNTGEVMEHSIESLVKHYEKLVEGYELDSKAIVFDMTDVAQSKRINVVNTISDIRF encoded by the coding sequence ATGACGACATTTATCAATATTCATACTTTAATTTCCCATTCATCATCGATGATGAACCGTGATGATTCTGGCTTACAAAAAACCGCAGTATTTGGCGGCACAACGCGTAGCCGTATTTCAAGTCAATGTTTAAAACGTGCCATTCGTCAGAGTGATATTTATAAAGAGAGCGTTGCCGAGTTATCTATTCGCACCAATAAAATGGATGAGCTGCTCACTTTGTGTATTGAGCAATTGCCAGAAGTAGAAACATCTGTAATTGAAGATGTTTTGCTTAATATGGGTTCTAAAGTTAAAAAAGAGAAAAATAAAGAGACGGGTGAAACCTCTCGTTATTTTGATGCGGTACAGCCGTATTCTATTGGTGCGATCCGTGAGGCGATTAATATGGTCCAATCCGGTACAGAGCTAAAAGCACTAAAAAAAATTGTTCAGATCCCCACGATCGATGTCGCTTTGTCTGGACGTATGGATGCCAGCTGTCCGGAGCGTAATGTAGAAGCTGCAATGAGTGTTGCCCATAGTTTAACCACACACAGTGCAGATATAGAAGTGGATTGGTTTACCGCTTGTGATGACCTTGCCACGCAGGGCTCGGGCCACATCGGTACAACTGAATTTAGCTCAGGTGTATTTTACCGCTATGCCTCTATTGATGTTGACTTGTTGGCCAAGAATATCGGTAAGTCCGTTGAGGAAGTCAGCGATATAATAAACACCATGGTGCGATGTTTTGCTCAGGTGACACCATCAGCAAAGCAGAAAACGTTTGCAGCCCATAATCACGCCGATTTCGTGATGGTCACTCAATCTAACCAGCCATTATCCCTTGCGAATGCTTTCAGAAAGCCCATCTTGAATACGGGTGAAGTGATGGAGCATTCGATTGAAAGCTTGGTAAAGCATTATGAAAAATTGGTAGAAGGGTACGAGTTAGATTCTAAAGCGATTGTTTTTGATATGACCGACGTTGCTCAAAGTAAAAGAATTAATGTGGTAAATACTATCAGTGATATTCGCTTTTAA
- the cas6e gene encoding type I-E CRISPR-associated protein Cas6/Cse3/CasE, with protein MYISMVALSVIDTYEQHQAIWELFPNSSERKRDHLFRVENINTSGQVMVLLQSASEPQSNVKATVLQSKLFDPQISQGEYYKFKLLANPTKCLSQGKKVIEIKDENEQIQWLQRKLRGANVTVTALESVLVKSRKSFTSRFVCFEGILQVDKPDQIYSVLVMGIGRKKHAGAGLLSLAKAS; from the coding sequence ATGTATATATCAATGGTGGCGCTTAGTGTTATCGATACGTATGAACAGCATCAGGCTATATGGGAGTTATTTCCTAACTCGTCTGAACGTAAAAGAGATCATCTTTTTCGCGTAGAAAATATCAATACATCCGGACAAGTAATGGTGCTGTTACAGTCGGCAAGTGAACCTCAGAGTAATGTTAAAGCCACAGTGTTACAGAGTAAGCTGTTTGATCCACAGATTAGCCAAGGGGAATACTACAAATTTAAGTTGTTAGCCAATCCGACAAAGTGTTTGAGTCAAGGTAAAAAAGTCATCGAAATTAAAGATGAAAATGAACAGATCCAATGGCTACAAAGAAAGCTTAGAGGGGCAAATGTGACGGTTACCGCATTAGAATCCGTGTTAGTGAAAAGTCGCAAAAGTTTTACTAGCCGATTCGTATGTTTTGAGGGGATATTGCAGGTCGATAAGCCAGATCAAATTTACAGCGTCTTAGTGATGGGGATTGGTCGGAAAAAACACGCTGGAGCAGGTCTTTTGTCATTAGCTAAAGCAAGTTAA
- the cas1e gene encoding type I-E CRISPR-associated endonuclease Cas1e has protein sequence MSFVPLKPIPIKDRNSMIFIGKGRIDVKDGAFVVIDEVNGERMHIPVGSVVCIMLEPGTRISHAAVKLAATTGTLLIWVGEAGVRLYSVGQPGGARSDKLLYQAKLALDETLRLKVVRKMFELRFGEPAPERRSVDQLRGIEGARVRKIYQMLAKQYGIEWHGRRYDPKDWEKGDVINQCISAATSCLYGVTEAAILAAGYAPAIGFLHSGKPLSFVYDIADVIKFETVVPVAFLVASKKPNTPDRQVRIACREAFRKDRTLKRLIPLIEDILNAGEISPPIPYEDAQPPALPEPESIGDEGHRTG, from the coding sequence ATGTCCTTTGTACCTTTAAAGCCTATCCCCATTAAAGACCGTAATTCAATGATTTTCATCGGCAAAGGTCGTATTGATGTCAAAGATGGTGCATTTGTAGTAATTGATGAAGTTAATGGCGAACGAATGCATATTCCTGTGGGTTCGGTCGTCTGCATCATGCTTGAACCTGGAACCAGAATTAGCCATGCAGCAGTAAAACTGGCGGCAACCACAGGTACTTTGCTTATTTGGGTCGGGGAGGCTGGGGTTCGGCTGTATTCCGTAGGTCAACCCGGAGGTGCTCGATCTGACAAACTATTGTATCAAGCAAAATTAGCGTTAGACGAAACTTTGCGTTTAAAAGTTGTACGTAAAATGTTTGAGCTACGCTTTGGTGAACCAGCTCCAGAAAGGCGCAGTGTTGATCAATTGCGTGGTATTGAAGGGGCAAGAGTTCGAAAAATTTACCAAATGTTGGCAAAGCAATACGGTATTGAGTGGCATGGACGACGTTACGATCCCAAAGACTGGGAAAAAGGCGATGTCATTAATCAGTGCATTAGTGCTGCGACATCTTGTCTGTATGGTGTTACGGAGGCCGCGATATTAGCCGCGGGCTATGCACCTGCGATTGGTTTTCTCCATTCAGGTAAGCCACTTTCTTTTGTTTATGATATTGCCGATGTCATTAAATTTGAAACCGTGGTTCCTGTTGCCTTTCTCGTAGCCAGTAAAAAACCGAATACTCCAGACAGGCAAGTGCGCATTGCTTGTCGCGAAGCGTTTCGAAAAGATAGAACGCTTAAACGATTAATTCCGCTAATTGAAGATATTTTGAATGCGGGTGAAATTAGTCCTCCGATTCCATATGAAGACGCACAACCGCCTGCTTTACCTGAGCCGGAATCGATAGGTGATGAAGGGCACAGAACGGGGTAG
- a CDS encoding type I-E CRISPR-associated protein Cse2/CasB, which produces MYQQIYQAYCRLPKGDQADLKRCNLSKLADSSAYFRVLKFSGTNDNKQTQRILYLMVAIDLTQEEDGSSVAIALLKAGVNENQIQQIIRSGDNGIEYLKRQLVRCKNIQLKSLGKLAQYWGENTRRQLLKEYILADQD; this is translated from the coding sequence ATGTATCAACAGATTTATCAAGCCTATTGTCGTTTACCAAAGGGCGATCAAGCTGATCTTAAGCGTTGTAACTTGAGCAAGCTCGCTGATTCTTCCGCTTATTTTCGAGTTTTAAAGTTTTCAGGCACTAATGACAATAAACAGACACAAAGAATTCTATACCTGATGGTTGCTATTGATCTAACCCAAGAAGAAGACGGTAGCAGTGTGGCTATTGCGTTACTAAAAGCAGGCGTGAACGAAAACCAGATCCAACAAATTATCCGTAGCGGAGATAACGGCATCGAATATCTAAAACGTCAATTAGTTCGCTGTAAAAACATACAGCTAAAAAGCTTAGGGAAATTGGCGCAATACTGGGGTGAAAATACCCGAAGACAATTGTTAAAAGAATATATTTTGGCCGATCAAGATTAA
- the cas5e gene encoding type I-E CRISPR-associated protein Cas5/CasD, with translation MDENNMHHVMKTLILKTEGLSAYGLQTFDVHRRVNHFPTRSAIVGILCAALGISRDEHAKIHELSTKLTIAVQVHHTGEKMMDYHTVENFRSPLGKIQKGTKPTYREYWCDSEHSFAISADEQTIKLLIQAVKSPVFTIFQGRKCCPLTRPLLECVLEESNPSDALKHLGEKGQIFSDIQGSNHVATLQVRDLITPVARKYAIRTVYVSGRSEGEACESA, from the coding sequence ATGGATGAAAATAATATGCACCATGTGATGAAAACCCTAATTTTGAAAACGGAAGGGCTTTCAGCTTACGGGTTGCAAACATTCGATGTTCACCGCAGGGTTAATCATTTTCCTACACGATCTGCAATTGTGGGAATACTTTGTGCGGCGCTCGGAATATCTCGTGATGAGCATGCAAAAATTCATGAACTCTCTACGAAATTGACGATTGCGGTACAAGTTCATCATACCGGTGAAAAAATGATGGATTATCACACGGTGGAAAACTTTCGTAGTCCATTAGGAAAAATACAAAAAGGTACTAAACCGACCTACCGTGAATATTGGTGTGATAGTGAGCATAGTTTTGCAATATCTGCGGATGAACAAACGATTAAGCTATTGATACAAGCGGTAAAATCACCTGTGTTTACTATTTTTCAAGGGCGTAAATGTTGTCCCTTGACTCGCCCATTGCTTGAATGTGTACTCGAAGAGTCTAACCCTAGCGATGCACTGAAACATTTAGGTGAAAAAGGGCAAATATTCAGTGACATTCAAGGTAGTAACCACGTTGCTACCTTACAAGTGAGAGATCTAATTACCCCTGTAGCCAGAAAATACGCCATAAGAACCGTGTATGTTAGTGGTCGCTCAGAAGGAGAGGCTTGTGAATCTGCTTAA